One stretch of Schistocerca nitens isolate TAMUIC-IGC-003100 chromosome 11, iqSchNite1.1, whole genome shotgun sequence DNA includes these proteins:
- the LOC126213178 gene encoding poly [ADP-ribose] polymerase tankyrase-1-like: protein MFAHDTLEASSGAVSIADVGGPVLRQLVSYLYTLRAPQLPGTAPQLLAAADKYGVSRLKAECERQVAAQLTVETAAAAAVLAVRHSCSDLRRTAIEFIKARTHEVMATQGWADAMRKQPEDLIEVSRLLYDPPPRTSAPAATITTATATTASTPRQPPAAAAPPTSPPPGQATVSRIRPPAAAQLGPTTTTATATVTVAATTTTSTTTAAATSTSATTNTTAATSTTTTTATSTASTTCQGPAATVLPMTPPPNEATVSLMQSISAEERSRKLIEAAKEGLVEQLRALLLAGTDVHARDRDRRTALHWAAIRGHLEAASSLVGGGSEVNAKDSWHNTPLHLAARSGHGAVVWLLLGAYADPNARNQWGSTPLHRAAIGGHIEAAAALMQAGADTEARDEDGETPLDLAWQNNKHQLVDLLTHS from the exons ATGTTCGCCCACGACACCCTCGAGGCCAGCAGCGGCGCGGTGAGCATTGCCGATGTGGGGGGCCCGGTGCTGAGGCAGCTGGTCTCCTACCTGTACACACTGCGGGCCCCCCAGCTGCCCGGCACGGCCCCCCAGCTGCTGGCCGCAGCGGATAAGTACGGGGTGTCACGGCTGAAAGCAGAGTGTGAGAGGCAGGTGGCCGCTCAGCTGACTGTTGAGACTGCGGCAGCCGCGGCCGTCCTCGCAGTCCGCCACTCCTGCAGTGACCTCAGGCGCACCGCCATCGAATTTATTAAGGCACGTACCCACGAGGTGATGGCCACTCAGGGGTGGGCAGATGCCATGCGGAAGCAGCCGGAAGACTTGATCGAAGTGAGCCGGTTGCTGTATGATCCACCACCACGAACCAG CGCACCAGCCGCCACCATCACCACTGCCACCGCCACCACGGCCAGCACACCCCGCCAGCCACCTGCCGCTGCTGCACCGCCCACGTCTCCTCCACCTGGACAAGCCACTGTCTCTCGCATCCG CCCACCAGCTGCTGCACAGCTGgggcccaccaccaccaccgccaccgccaccgtcaCCGTCGCCGCCACCACCACAACCagcaccaccaccgccgccgccaccagcACCAgcgccaccaccaacaccaccgccgccaccagcaccaccaccaccaccgccactagCACTGCGAGCACAACCTGCCAGGGGCCTGCTGCTACTGTGCTGCCTATGACTCCTCCACCTAATGAAGCCACTGTCTCTCTCATGCA GAGCATTTCTGCGGAGGAGAGAAGCAGGAAGCTGATAGAGGCAGCTAAGGAGGGGTTGGTGGAGCAGCTGCGAGCGTTGCTGTTGGCAGGGACGGACGTGCATGCGAGGGACAGAGACAGACGGACTGCCCTGCACTGGGCGGCAATCAGGGGACACTTGGAGGCGGCGAGCAGCCTTGTAGGAGGCGGTTCAGAGGTGAACGCCAAGGACAGCTGGCACAACACGCCTCTGCACTTGGCTGCACGGAGTGGCCATGGAGCTGTGGTGTGGCTGCTTTTGGGGGCCTACGCTGACCCCAACGCGAGGAATCAGTGGGGTTCGACGCCGCTGCACAGGGCGGCAATTGGTGGCCACATAGAGGCGGCAGCTGCACTGATGCAGGCTGGAGCCGATACAGAGGCCAGGGATGAGGATGGGGAGACCCCCCTGGACCTGGCCTGGCAAAACAACAAGCACCAGCTGGTGGACTTGCTAACACATAGTTGA